The Thermodesulfobacteriota bacterium genome window below encodes:
- the nusG gene encoding transcription termination/antitermination protein NusG, which yields MREKKWYVVHTYSGYENKVKAAIEEKIKVEGKGDSFGEVLVPSEKVVDMVKGVKRTTSRKFFPGYILVNMDLTGDTWHLIKGIPKVTGFVGGDQQPPAISEEEVGRITRQMEEGAVTPKPKVLFEKGENVRVTDGPFTNFTGLVEDVKPEKGKLRVLVSIFGRATPVELDFVQVEKS from the coding sequence ATGAGAGAAAAGAAGTGGTATGTGGTCCATACTTATTCCGGCTACGAGAATAAGGTAAAGGCGGCCATAGAGGAAAAGATAAAGGTGGAGGGTAAGGGCGACTCCTTCGGCGAGGTGCTCGTGCCCTCGGAGAAGGTCGTGGATATGGTCAAGGGTGTCAAGAGGACCACATCCAGGAAGTTCTTTCCCGGCTACATACTGGTCAACATGGACCTGACCGGGGATACCTGGCACCTTATAAAGGGTATCCCCAAGGTAACCGGCTTTGTCGGCGGGGACCAGCAGCCGCCGGCCATCTCGGAGGAGGAGGTCGGGAGGATAACGCGCCAGATGGAGGAGGGCGCCGTTACGCCCAAGCCCAAGGTGCTGTTCGAGAAGGGCGAGAACGTAAGGGTCACCGACGGCCCGTTCACCAACTTTACCGGCCTGGTGGAAGATGTGAAGCCCGAGAAGGGGAAGCTCAGGGTGCTTGTGAGCATATTCGGCCGGGCCACGCCGGTCGAGCTGGACTTCGTACAGGTGGAGAAGTCGTAG
- the secE gene encoding preprotein translocase subunit SecE, protein MEKIDKAKLFLSEARAELKKVTWPTRQQATASTWVVIVVAFLMATYLGTVDLLLGWVVRHALN, encoded by the coding sequence ATGGAGAAGATAGACAAGGCAAAGCTGTTTCTCTCGGAGGCGAGGGCGGAGCTTAAGAAGGTCACATGGCCTACCAGGCAGCAGGCCACCGCGTCCACGTGGGTTGTTATAGTAGTTGCATTCCTGATGGCGACGTACCTGGGGACGGTAGACCTCCTCCTGGGGTGGGTCGTTCGCCACGCTTTGAATTGA